DNA from Actinoplanes sp. SE50/110:
TTCGCGTTCAGCACGCTGCACGGCACCCCGGCCTCGGCCAGCTGGGCCGCGAGCGTCTCCGACGCCTGCACGTCCAGGGTGCCGATCAGCACCGGCCGGCCCTTCTCGTGCGCGATCTTGATCTCCTCGACCAGCGCCTCGTCCCGGGTGTCGTGCGCCGAGTAGATCCGGTCCGGGTCGTCCTCGCGGATGTTCGGCGTGTTCGGCGGGACCACCGCGACCTCGAGCTTGAAATACTCCCGCAGCTGCTCGCCGACGTGCACCGCGGTCGCCGTCATGCCGCAGACGGTGCGGTAGAGCGCGATGAACGCCTGCACCGTGATGGTGTTGAGCACCTCGCCCTCGGCGGTGGCGGACAGCCCCTCCTTGGCCTCGACGGCCGCCTGCAACCCGTCCGGCCAGCGGCGACGCTGGGCGACCCGGCCGCGCATCTCGTCGATCAGTTCGACCCCGCCGTTGCGCACGATGTAGTCCACGTCGCGGCGCAGCAGGGCGTGCGCGTGCAGCGCCACGTTCACCGCGGACAGCGTCGCGACCTGGTCGTCGGCGTACAGGTCGACGCCGCCGAGCTGCTCCTCGACGTTCTTCAGGCCGGACTCGGTGAAGGCGACGCTGCGGCCGTCCTCGGCCACCTCGTAGTCCTTGCCGGCCCGCAGCGTCCGGACCAGCTCGGCGGCCTCGTGCACCGGGTCGCTCTCCGACGAGGTGGAACCGGCCAGCACCATCGGCACCCGGGCCTCGTCGATCAGGATCGAGTCGGCCTCGTCGACGATCGCGGTGGCCAGCTCCCGCTGCACCCGGTCGGCCACGTCGGTGACCAGCTGGTCACGCAGGTAGTCGAAACCGGCCTCGGACACCGACACGTAGGTGACGTCGCACGCGTACGCCTCGCGGCGCTCCTGCGGGGTCATCGCCTCGGTGACCGAGCCGACCGTCAGGCCGAGCAGCGTGTAGATCGGCTCCATCCACTCGGCGTCCCGCTTGGCCAGGTAGTCGTTGACGGTCAGCACGTGCACCGGACCGTTGCCGAGGCGGGTGTGCCCGTAAGCGGCGATCGTCGCGGTCAGCGTCTTGCCCTCACCGGTGGCCATCTCGGCGACCCGGCCGGAGAGCAGCGCCATCGCGCCGAGCAGCTGCACGTCGTACGGCCGCTGGCCGATCGCCCGGCGGGCCGCCTCCCGGCCCACCGCGCAGACCTCGGTGAAATCGGCGGCCTCCCGAGCCGCGTCGGTCAGCGCCGCGTCGTCGAGCTCCTTGAGCGCCTCCTCGCGAGCCTCGATCGGCTCCAGGCGCCTCGACAGCGGCCCGAGGTCCACAGTCGTGCCGGGACGCTGCAAAAACTTGCGGAATCGGTTCTTCATTCGCTGCGACACACCCATGGCGCGCAACGGTACTTTATTTCGCTGCCGTCCATCCGCCGGACTCCCGGGCACCGCCCGCAGGAGATTGCCCCCGGGAGTGGGTTTGCCCCCCGGGGTGGCCGGGCACCTGCTGTCTCAGCCTCCCGTCACCACCTGAAGGGAAGGAGATCCGCATGCCCAGCCAGCTGGTCTGCCGGCCGGAGCAGGACCTCCCGGTGGCGGTGTTGTCGGTCAGCGGCACCCTGGACCGGCTCACCGGTGACGCACTGGGCCTGGCGGTCCGCCGCAGCCTCGCCGTCCAGCCGGTCAAACTGCTGCTCGACGTGAGCCGATTGAAGGTCGCCGACCCGCTCGCCCTCGGCACGTTCGGCTCGGTGGTCTGCCAGACCGCGGAGTTCCCGAACGTGCCGATCGTCGTCTGCGGCGCCGACCCGGGCACCTGCGCCGCGCTGGCCGCCGCCCCGGACTGCGCCGCCGTCGAGATGGCCACCGACTGCGCGGCCGCCCTCGCCGAGGCCGGCCGGCAACCACTCCCGGAATCGGTGCGGATCCGCCTGCGCCCCGTCCCCGACGCCTGCCGCCAGGTCCGCCACCTGGTCGACCAGGCCTGCGCCCGCTGGCACCGCACCGAGTTCGCCGCCACCGCGGCGCTGATCGCCACCGAACTGGTCGCCAACGTGGTCCGGCACGCGCACACCACCATGGTCTTCACCCTGGGCCTGCGCGACGGCACGATCACGATGGCGGTCCGCGACGGCAGCCGGCGCCTGCCGCGCTCGCTCGACCCCGGCGTCAGTGACGCCGGCGGCCGCGGGTTACGGCTGGTCCGGGAACTCTCGGCGGCGTGGGGCGTGCTGCCGGTCAGCGACGGCAAGGTGGTCTGGACACAGCTGACTCCGGCCCTCCGCTGACCGCCCGATTGCCGGCGGTACGCCGGTGGCTCCGCGCCGCCGCCGGCGACGCGAGCCTGGAAGCCACCGGCGCCGGGAGCCCCGGGATCGGCGGCGCGAGCCAGGGGCGCTAGCGGCGCGGCAAGCCGCTCGGTGCGCTGGCCGGGTCGTCCGGGCCGTCTTCCGCCGGGCCGGCGCCGCGGGAGGGCTGGGCGCCGGCGCGGCCCGGCAGACCGGACGGGGCGCTGGTCTCGTCCATCGGCGCACCCGAGGGCTCCGCCTGGTCTGCGGCCGGCGGGGTGTGCTGGCCCATGTCCGGTGCCTGCAGCCCGGGACGGGTCTGACCCATGTCCGGGACCTGGAGCGCGCCCGGACGGTTGTGCTGCCCCATGTCCGGCGGCTGCAGCCCGGATCGCGCCGCGCCGTCGGCCGGCGGATTGTGTTGCCCCATGTCGGGGGCCTGCAGCCCGGAACGCTGAGCGGGCCCGGCCGGCGGGTTGTGCTGCCCCATGTCCGGCGCCTGCAGCCCGGAACGCTGAGCCGCACCGGCCGGCGCCTTGTGCTGCCCCATGTCCGGCGCCTGCAGCCCGGAACGCTGAGCCGCACCGGCCGGCGCCTTGTGCTGCCCCATGTCGGACGGCTGGAGGCCGGGGCGGGCCTGCCCCATGTCCGGCGGCTGAAGACCCGGACGGGCCTGCCCCATATCGGGCGGCTGAAGACCCGGACGAGCCTGTCCCATGTCCGGCGACTGGAGACCGGCCGGACCGTGAGCGGTGGACTCCGGCTGGCCCGTCGCGGCGCCGGTCATGACGGCGGCCGACGGCAGGAAGTCACCGCCCGCGGCGGCCGGCTTCATCCCGGGCGCGGGCTGGTGGATCGGCGCCGGCGGCGGAATGCTCCCCGCCTGCGGGTCGGCGGCACCGGGGGTGCCGGGCACCACCGGCACACCCGGCTGGGGCGGCATCCCCCCGACGGGCGGCATCCCCGGATGCGGGGGCGGCATCATCCCGGCCGGGCCGCCGGAGGGCCGCGCCGAACGGGTGAAGCGCGGGGCGTCCAGCGGGCTGTTCTGCTGGCTGTACGTGGGCACGCCCATCGGCGCCTGCCCCTCCCCCGGTTGCGGCGCCATTCGAACGGGTGCGACACCCGCGGACGGCGGAGCCATCGGAGCCGGCATGTGCCCCGCCGGCGGCGGCGCCATCGAAGCGGGCGCGACACCCGACGGCGGCGCCATCGAAGCGGGCACCGAACCCGACGGTGGGGCCATCGAAGCGGGCACCGAACCCGACGGTGGGGCCATCGAAGCAGGCGCATGTCCGGTGGGAGGCGCCATCGGAGCAGGCGCATGCCCCTGTGGTGGCGGGGCCATCGGGGCCGGCGCGACACCCGTCGGTGGCGGCATCGGAGCCGGCCCGGGACCCGCGGGCGGCGGCGCCGTCGGCTGCTGCACCGCACCGGGGGCAGCCACGGCCCAGGGCGGCGGCGCCCCGTCACCGTTGTCGCCGGGCACGGCCGTCATCGGCGGTACGCCGGTGCCGGCCACGCCGTCCCCACCCGGGTTGCCGGGCGCCGGCCACGCGGGGTTCACCGGCGAGTCCGCCGGAGCGGAGGTCGCCCACGGCGGCGTGCCGGTCATCGCCGCGGCGGGCGCGTTCCCTGCGTCGTCGGACAGCGAGGGAAGGTTCACCCCGGTACCCGCACCGAGCCCGGTCGGTCC
Protein-coding regions in this window:
- the secA2 gene encoding accessory Sec system translocase SecA2, which codes for MGVSQRMKNRFRKFLQRPGTTVDLGPLSRRLEPIEAREEALKELDDAALTDAAREAADFTEVCAVGREAARRAIGQRPYDVQLLGAMALLSGRVAEMATGEGKTLTATIAAYGHTRLGNGPVHVLTVNDYLAKRDAEWMEPIYTLLGLTVGSVTEAMTPQERREAYACDVTYVSVSEAGFDYLRDQLVTDVADRVQRELATAIVDEADSILIDEARVPMVLAGSTSSESDPVHEAAELVRTLRAGKDYEVAEDGRSVAFTESGLKNVEEQLGGVDLYADDQVATLSAVNVALHAHALLRRDVDYIVRNGGVELIDEMRGRVAQRRRWPDGLQAAVEAKEGLSATAEGEVLNTITVQAFIALYRTVCGMTATAVHVGEQLREYFKLEVAVVPPNTPNIREDDPDRIYSAHDTRDEALVEEIKIAHEKGRPVLIGTLDVQASETLAAQLAEAGVPCSVLNAKNDAEEAAIIAEAGAVGAVTVSTQMAGRGVDIRLGGSDEKDRDRVVELGGLYVIGAGRHDSRRVDDQLRGRAGRQGDPGTSVFFVSLEDELVSRHAGNILPASPRMDMDGVVHDPQVDYAVEHAQRVAEGVNHEIHRNTWRYSVVIEQQRLLLAERRERLLTSEVAAIMLLERSSEKAKETDEDVLSDAARAIALFHLDRLWADHLAYLSEVREGVHLRALGKLDPLDEFHRSAVPAFQDLLTKVEERTIETFEEVDLTDGWEPDRAEIVRPSATWTYLVHDNPFGSELDRLIAAVGRRLTAGG
- a CDS encoding ATP-binding protein; translated protein: MPSQLVCRPEQDLPVAVLSVSGTLDRLTGDALGLAVRRSLAVQPVKLLLDVSRLKVADPLALGTFGSVVCQTAEFPNVPIVVCGADPGTCAALAAAPDCAAVEMATDCAAALAEAGRQPLPESVRIRLRPVPDACRQVRHLVDQACARWHRTEFAATAALIATELVANVVRHAHTTMVFTLGLRDGTITMAVRDGSRRLPRSLDPGVSDAGGRGLRLVRELSAAWGVLPVSDGKVVWTQLTPALR